A single Mustelus asterias chromosome 4, sMusAst1.hap1.1, whole genome shotgun sequence DNA region contains:
- the dynlrb2 gene encoding dynein light chain roadblock-type 2: MSEVEETLKRIQSHKGVIGTIVVNSEGIPIRTTLDNSSTVQYAGLFHQLAMKARSTVRDIDPQNDLTFLRVRSKKHEIMVAPDKEYLLIVIQNPSE, translated from the exons ATG AGTGAGGTAGAGGAAACTCTGAAGAGGATTCAATCTCACAAAGGTGTGATTGGAACTATAGTTGTGAACTCAGAAG GAATCCCAATAAGAACAACATTGGATAACTCCTCCACAGTGCAGTATGCAGGCCTGTTCCATCAGCTTGCCATGAAGGCCAGAAGCACTGTCCGAGATATTGATCCACAGAATGATTTGACCTTCCTACGTGTCCGATCAAAAAAACATGAGATAATGGTTGCACCAG ATAAAGAATATCTTCTAATCGTTATCCAGAATCCGAGTGAATGA